DNA sequence from the Xenopus tropicalis strain Nigerian chromosome 4, UCB_Xtro_10.0, whole genome shotgun sequence genome:
atgagagactggaatataaataaacataGTAGGGGGGCTCAGTAGAAAGCAATATTAATAAAATGATAGCCtaacagagcaattgtttttaggctgcaggggtcagtgaccctcatttaagAAGGAGGcacataattcagaaactataaaaaatagacTTATTAGAAAGTTGCTAAAGAAAggacattctaaaacatactaaaacgTAAATTACCCTAATTCTAATGTGTTCCAGATACCTTTTGACCTGCAAGGACTGCAATCAAGCATTAAAGGCTATGTAAACCTTAaagatgaatgtaaaattgctcagggtacTCTtccaagcacttttgcaattttcttTTCCTATCAAAGCTATTAAGCTGTCCATAGACTGCTAATATAGAGGCCTGACAGGTCTCCCTAGACCCCCATTATGATGAGATAGATGGCCCAGACACCAACAAATTGCATTTTCCCCATTAGGCACATTGTGTTGGTAGCCAAATTGGGTCACTCACCAACCAGTGATTCTTATagagtatggccagcttaaatccgGCACCACTGACAACTGCAGTCACTGCAAAAATTGATTCTCTAGGACCCTGAACTATAGCAGGCAGAAATAAGAGGTACCTGacagccccccagcattgtaccccaggcatgtgcctcttctgcccactgCTAGTTCCGCCCTGACTTGTGAGGAATACACAAGGAAGGACAAAGAATCTTAAAAgaagattaataaaaaaataaataaaatacactttCATGGCACCTACTTGTCTTAGTATTCTGCTTGTAGAGGAAAATGTGTTATAATGTTCGTTCTGTCCATCCTGAGAAGCTTTGTTAATGGATTGTTTAGGGAAAGTTACTAGTGGAGATACCTaagattagaaataaaaagaacatgtAACAATTTCCCATTCTTGCCAAGGTAATCACTTATTTTCTGTTACAATACATTGTTTGGCATTCATTAATATCATATATAGAGACAGGACTTGCCTCAGATTGGAGCACATattacatttgtatatttatgGATGCATATTAGTATATATCGGATTTACCTGGATTCTAGAACTCCACTTTATACACTAGATTGATGAAAGCTTGCAGCCAACAAGAGTTTCCTTTGTGACTAAACGGAATGGATTTGTATTGCAATATACAGGGTGAGAACTGGGCAATGCCAGAAGACACATCTTTCCTTTTTGTATATTGAAGGGATACTCTGGTTTATGTTGAAGGGCAAACTCAGGGAAAGATGGGGATTGTGGTCTAACCACACAAAAGGCCCCTAATCTCTTTGGAATAACCTAAGTACGTTTTGACTGATTACATTTTCTTACCAAGTGTTGCTCATCAGTGAAGAGCTTCTCTCCTGTCACCTTCTTGAAGAGATCAGTTTGAAAATCTGAGTTGTGATCAGCAACAAACTCAAATATGTTATTTTTCCTTTGTGGACACAAAAGATGGAAAGAGAATGAAGGTCTTTTGGTGCCTTGCCACACACACTTATTGTCCTACACCAGTATATATTGTTTTACATGTCTGTAAACCCCCTGCTACCCAGGCACACTGTCCCTGTATTACAAGATCATGTAAGTGTTATTATACATCAGAACAGAGATGGCTGCAGGATAGACTAGGGGAGTCTCAATAATACAAATGCAGTAGCTACAGCAGTGATTTTTAGGTCTTCAGAGATTTCTAGCTGGCTGTTGCATATCCTTCATACTCTCTAAAAACCTCTGGTTCCACAATAAAAGAGTTTCATGGCACTTAAGTAAAAATTAAGTTAAAATGTAAAGCTGTTGTACCAAAAGCATTTAACAAACTATCATTTCCCCCCAACCACCCAATGAATTAACCAGGTGGTAGTGGTAATTAACATCCCAACTTAGCTGGAAATCTAGATAGTTTCAGTTATATCTGTCTTCTGCACAATGGACAACCAATGAATGTTAATCATCCTTATTCTGtgtatgtttgtttatatatCTTGTTCTAAAAACCTAGAATTGTGTTGCGCTGTGAAAATATATTTGCaaagcttaaagggattctgtcacaagaAAACATGTTATTTCTCAAAATGCTTCAGTAAATAGAGCTGCtcatcctgcattgaaatctatttctCAAAAgaggaaacaaacattttttatgtttgattttgAAATTGGATATGGGGCTAGATGTTCTTACTTTTCCATGTTCCCCCAGCTatgtgacttaaggtccccatacacgggccgattctagctgccgttatcagtcccttagaccaattaggcagctaatcggcccatgtatgggcactaccgacgggcctgcccgaccgatatctggcctgaaatcgggcagatatcaatcgggcaggttaaaaaatctagtcggattggagaccacatcggctcgttgatgcggtccctgaaccgtctttgcctatacccgtcgttataattcgaattagcctggattctcgcgatatcgcccacccgacatcgccaagcgagcaaatctgaaggtgtatggccacctctatgCTCTACCACTTCAGCCACTCAGTgttagagtgatatcactccctccCTTTCTTTtccccagtagccaatcagaagaACACTGGGCAGGTAAtcagataacagctccctgacactttTATTGATAAAAATACTCCCATGCCTAGTGCTAGATatgggaatagcactcaatagtaaaaatccaagtctggctcatccaagtcatgactcctccagttacatgggagtaggagaaacaataggttacctgaaagcagttctaatgagtagcgctggctccttctgaaagctcagactcaggcacaatgcactgagatggcgcctacacaccaatattacagctaaaaaaatacatctgttggttcaagaataacattttaaatggtaaagggaattatttgctatataaacagtgtaatatagtattaaaaactataccataaaagtcatgacagaatccctttaaattattGTAGGAGTATTAGGATGATGTGCCCACTAGCTTCCCCACTTGCACAGAAACATAGTGTAATAAGAAACCCACATTGATAATGATTCTAAACATAGGGATATATCAACTCGTAGAGACTTTACCATGTGACGGTCAGCTGAATGAAGTTCACAACTTTCCCTTTGCCAGAGCATCCTTGGCAACACTGCATGGCGCCACTACATGTTCTGCAGCTGTAGGTGGAAAAGTCTTTAAAGCAAATACAATGCAAAATAGGCAACTCTTGGTTCATTACCTATTGCTCAGCTACACATCCAAGCCCAgattggctgctgtaagatgctataggcagtcactatttattgggctggtggggcatcTAAGTACTTGAAATTCCCTAGTCCAGACATCCCTCAGATCTTTCAAGTGTCAAGAAATTAGTTGCCCTTATGCttaaagggagaaggaaaggctaatatagagttaatctcaagctgcaggcatatcttcagttctctcaatagtgcccttatgtctccccatatttctcccattcagatgatcagaagcctcataggaaaaaaaatgctgagctctgtaaagaaaattcccataatgcctcgctcctgcattatgaccaagaccggtgtacatgctcagttagtaagactatgaggaagcttcctgctgattggctcagatcagacattcctaagggggggagtgagttcttagcattcttgagggaggggggagcaggagaagggagaagggagagaggagagagctgtgtgtctctggcacaggaaaacaaagagccaacaaatcctgtttcttttgaaagagaactcagtgcagcattaccgtaagtgcttatggctgtatttacacagacctttttgagaaagcttacttagtttttaccttcccttcttctttaaagaacaAAATCAGGTCTCTGAATGTCAGCAACCTGACTAACCAGTTAATTTGTGGGACCTGGAATATGCAGAATATACTTTGGGCCTGAAACGGGAGCAGTGAGGCTTGAGAAGATCATTGTTAGGGCAGCAGTGAGATTGGGATGGGTCAGCCACCCAAGTGCCTTGCTAAATCTTAGAGTGGTAATGGGCATGGATCTAAACCACAGGTTGGACTACCCCAATGagcaaaaaagtaaaaactatTTTACACTTGAAATATCTCAGAATTTGTTAGAATACCCAGCACATCTGACAGGTTGGAATGGAGGAGCCCCGGGGTGCCATATTTAATGCCCACCTTTCAGTTCCATGGCCTTGACAGGTGGAGCATGAGTCTTCACCATCACGATGTCCTGTCCCGTGACACCAAGTGCACTGCACCTGTATAGTTTttggacaaaaaataaaaagatattaaaaaaggGGCAACATTCTCTTGCTTCACTGCTAgtggtaaatacagtatatgctagACTGCACTCTGTGCTGGGCATCGGCAGGCTTAATAGCTGTCCTTTGTGCTGCTTTATCAGGTTCCGCTGCTTCTGCTGGTCACACTCTATGCAGGATTATTGTAAAATGTTTATTATACTGGCAGGAAGGGAGGATTAGAAAGGGTATAGGCACAATTTAAAGAACAGTAGCATGTTACTGCAACACAGAATCTGCAAGCTGAGGCAGTAAGACCTTTACAAATGCTAGGAAAGTCATGTAACAGGAATATCACATgtattactgtaatattatattacgTGTGTCCATGTGTCTGTAGAAGCAGTACTAGGGATTTGTTTCATCATTTTCACGGCTGTCTGGCCCTGAGCTTATAATACAATTATAGTTGAATTTCACAACAGAACTGAGAGTCAGTTACCCTTTTAAAGGTTCTAAAAGCTTATTTATCCCAATGGGATTCTTATAAGTCTCTTTACTGGAACATACATCTCATTTCTAAAATAAGGAATAGCATTCCCCCTATTTTAAAATACTAGAAGTCACAACAGAATTTCATAACCATAAAAAAGGCATAAAACTCATGAGTCATGTGACGTAATTAAGAACTAATTAAAACTGATGGCATCACCATGTACTGTAACTGGGATACAGAGCATCTTACAAGTCAGCCATGGctattttgtattataaatatattaacatGAGTAATGCAGTGGGGAATGAATTAAGTGCCAGGATGGCAGCGCGGGGCAGGTGAAAAGATtcagtagattgtaagctcttttgggcagggctctcttcacctcttgtatcggttattagttgctttatatgttactctgtatgtccaatgtatgtaacccacttattgtacagcgctgcgggatatgttggcactttataaataaatgttaataataataataagtacacAGAATGCTGGTTCTAGAGCGGAGAACAGTCCATGGGGGACTTTGCCTCCTGTCAACCTGCCCCACTGCTGTATCATACAGGAGAATAAGGATCTAAACTAAGATGCTACAGGAATCTACTAAAAAGTGCCTCCCATACATCAAGCAGATGACATTATAGGTATTAGAGATTATTGTTTATACCACATAATCACAGAGATGTAGTCCCTCTACCCACCCATCTGTCACCACTTACCCGGCCAGTTCCCGCACATTTGGTGCAAGTGGTTTTGCCTATGCCCATGCACTGTGGGCAGGTCTgtgaataaaagaaaatgtattaatattatatagGTAGAAGCTGCACAAACATCAGCATGGCAAGCCTGAAGTGGCAATATACCAAACTTCTTGCCAGGAGTGATACTAATTACTGCTTAGTTACCTTTATAGAGGAGGTGCCGGGAACGGGCATTTTCTTCTCATCGTCCTTAAAGAGAGCTGGATACTGCACAGGGATATCCCAAGGCTGTGGAGGGGTTCCATGCACCCCTACATCAGCTGCATGACCTGGAGGATAAAACAGGATGgtaaacttattattattatatacatggCCCATgaaaaaactgcaaaatgtatataaacggtgcttggtgatgttatatatatgatatattctTGATGTCAAATATTTTAGGATGAGGATATTAGCAGCCACCTTCTACCTCCATGATCTGTTTCTAAAGTATGTTCTTGGCCTGCACACTTTTACCTTTAAAATGGTCATAATACTCCTTTAAATACTGCTACAACCTACAATAGATGGACTTTCCAATGTAACCAACTGTAAATAGTATCTTTATAAACCACATCTTCTGACATCAGAACTTATCATTTATAACTCAATGAACCGTGAACACtcttaaaaagtagaaaaaaaaatcaaaccaaaAACACAAAGGTAGAACATTATTTCAAACAAAACAAACCAAGAAATAGATTTTGTGCCATTAATATTAATGAATTTATATATCACATGTGTCAACTAGTGCTAAATTAGTTAAAACCAATTATTAGTGTATGCACACCTTTTCTGAGTCCGTAGTTTACCTAACACATATGTAGTCAAATTCAGAACAAGGTTCAAAAATAAGGGCCGGCAGCTAGAGGCCAGTTACATTTACTCACGTGTTTAATTACAAAGCGGGGGAGAATGGATTGGCAGAAGTGGTAAATCAAGCTATAAATCTGTTCATTGACACTCCAATAAATAACTGTATCTAAAAACACATATGTACACATAGAGGGGAAATGAAGGACAGCGGACAAAGGAAGCCTCATAGGCACATAGAGGGGAATAAATGCGATAGTCCAGCAATAGATTCAAgtaaatatatcaataaatacttGGGGAGGGTACCGGGAAAGCATTCACACTGCTATACTCCCGCCAGACTGCTTTTCAGATCTGAGGCCAAAAGTGCTCATTGAGCAAACCCAAACTCCTAACAACATCCACCACCCCTGTGCTGAATACGGCCTTAATATGCCGGTCAATTGAAGTCAGAACCCACTCCCATGTATATTTAATCGCTGCCCCGACGCATACCTCTACAAAGCTAACAGCCACCTCCCCCCGGATACCCCTTCTCAGTGCTGCCACCGGCTATCAGAAGCCGCTTCCATTCTTAGACAAGTGCATCAAATACCCATCCCCTCGCTTCTACCTGCGGCTATCATGAGCCGCCTACACTCGGCACAAGCGTGCCGGTCAATTAACTAGCTGGCTAACTAGCAGAATCTCGCCCGCCCCGCCCTACGCGTTTCGTCACCAACGTGACTTCGTCAGGGGCATATGAGGGGCATGTCTCATGTCCTCCACTCCTTATAACAGCAAAACTAGTGACGTAACTGGAGTTTCAAAGCGGTCCTCTGGCGACACCTAGTGGCCAAACATAGTGGGGTATCCGGGGGGGGGAGGTGGCTGTTAGCTTTGTAGAGGTATGCGTCGGGGCAGCGATTAAATATACATGGGAGTGGGTTCTGACTTCGATTGACCGGCATATTAAGGCATATTCAGCACAGGGGTGGTGGATGTTGTTAGGAGTTTGGGTTTGCTCAATGAGCACTTTTGGCCTCAGATCTGAAAAGCAGTCTGGCGGGAGTATAACAGTGTGAATGCTTTCCCGGTACCCTCCCCaagtatttattgatatatttacTTGAATCTATTGCTGGACTATCCCATTTATTCCCCTGTATGTGCCTATGAGGCTTCCTTTGTCCGCTGTCCTTCATTTCCCCtctgtgtgtacatgtgtgtctTTAGATACAGTTATTTATTGGTGTGTCAATGAACAGATTTATAGCTTGATTTACCACTTCTGCCATTCTCCCCCGCTTTGTAATTAAACGTGAGTAAATGTAACTGGCCTCTAGCTGCCGGCCCTTATTTTTGAGCCTTGTCCTGAATTTGACTACATTTGTATTAGGTAAACTACGGACTCAGAAAAGGTGTGCATACACTAATAATTGGTTTTAACTAATTTAGCACTAATTGACACATGTGATATATATTCATTAatggttttatatgtaaaataaaagttatattttaatccaAACAGAGAACGCACAAAATCTATTTCTTGCTTTGTTTAGTATTTATGGGTGGGAGACACCTTGTGCAGGTCTGTTTTGTTTACGGATAGGTGTTTTGAGTATTTTCCTTTGTATTATTTCAAACAAGCCAGGAGCatcatgggaaatgtagttctcAATTAAATATTCAATGAATGTTAAGAATGACTTTATCAAATTCCTTGTATATTCAGCTGGTAGATCACCTCTAATAGTCTTACATAGTTATGTAGGGGgacattttacaatagggggaaaTAAATtccctatataaataattaaatatatggtATAAAGGTTAGTTTTATACTAGTGACCCCACTAAATAAGGTTGGACAGCAATCTCAGGTATAGCCTTTGGCATATGATGGAGGTTGGAGTTTGTTCTGATTTTAAGCCTTTCTGAAAGTGCAAAAGAGGGATACAGAAGGTGGGGGGTCAGTATAATTTTgagaacccccccccaccccagtatttTATGTTCTTTGCATTTCTATGTACATTAAACCCCTGGGGGCCCATGTCATGCCCTTTTTGCCCTAAATCATATTGACTTCTCTGGACTGAAATATTGTTTGCTACTAGTTGTACTGGCAGAATGTGCGTTTAGCTGTGGGCAGTGTTGGCACAAGTATATAGTGTTGATTTACAATGCCctacgcagtgtgcaaagtgccaagAAGTGCAATCAAATCTTTTAGTTTTCATTTTGCCCACTGCGTGGGACATTATTTGAATAGCTGCAGTCCTCTGTACTCCCTTTCAAAGCACAAAGACCAGTGGCCTGCATTAGGCTGTGCTAGATTCAAAAGGGCCGAGTGATGGGAGGCACAAATGCACTTCTGTTATTGCGCCCCCTGGGGTCTTGCATGAGGGATTACCAGCTGTTGGATGTTGGATTTACTAACTCCAATTCATGTATCAGTAATACCTACAGTTGCAGGAAATTGTTTCTAGACCCTGGCTCAGATGGCTCAGACTGTGACTCTGTTTTACTAGATCAATATCTTACCATTTTCCTTTGAAACAAATTCTGTGCTATGTTGAGTTATGGGGAGTTATGTGATATCAAGACAAACTTTGCACCATCTGTATCATTATTGTTTGGGGAGTGGAAAAGGGACACTCATTTCAGTCTGCCTTTGCTACTGACCATCAAAAGGCTTTGTCTGCCAGTTGAACTCCCGCGACTCTGTGAAGGTTTCCAAGCGATACTGAAAAGTAATCAGGTGACAAAAATATCAGATGATAATCAGAGTCTAGGAcacaaaataatattgtttttgtggaggggggggggggttctaccAGTGCTAAAGACACAAGTGCTGGGGCAATAATGACTACATGAACCACTTGCACCCCTAGCATTAGTAGTTGCATAGCAAAACACGACTCAATTGATCCTCTAGCACTCTTGACTTGCAACACAATGACACACAAGGTAGGGACATGGCAGGGGACTTTCATGTCTTGTGCCCAACCTGCCCATTTTTTTACTCAGTAGTGGATACAACTCTTTGCCAGTTTACAGAGTTGCAACTTAAAAAATATCACtgggacaaagtgcaaaaatacatGGTCCATCTATTCATTTAGTCCTCTCCCAGTGAGACTATACCGCCCAAATATAAGTTCCAATGCCTGACAGGAGAGCAACAGAATAAAGGGCTTGCAAGTACAGTGGGGCCAAGGTTAAAATAAGAGGAGAACTCACCCTGTAGGTATTAAAGGAAGTGAATTCCTTGAATACCATATCTTGTGCTGGTGAGGTGCCATAGCAACACGATTCCTTGGCGTATTGTAGAAAGGCTTCTTTGGCAGCATCTTCTGAGATACACGGGATCCTGCAGAAGAAGGATTCAACAATGGCTACATTAGATGCTGCTGAAAAATCTGTTAACTAATGTTTGTGCCTTCCTACTGCATATATTATTGGAGGGGATTGATCTCGTCACAGGTATCAGCCCTAGCGTATTGCATATTCAGTGGTGTCTTCACTTCTCTGTGCCTCCATATATCAGAAGTCCCTTCTCTGGTGGGTGTCATTCTATGTATCCTGGAGATATCCTATTAGTCACTTCAAATTCTCATTCACTAAATCCCTTGCTCTAGATTGCAGTATGGTGTTCTAAATGACTTAGGGTTCTTGGTTCTGCTACTGAAGCCTCCTGCCATCAGGCTCCATATTCTCTGAAGAGGAAGAACACAACTCACCTCCCCTTTGTATAGCGAGTATTACCCATAAAACTCCTAAGCCAATAGGAACACACAAATTTGAAGATGCtcccagaagctccccatcttcttttctactgattcacagCACATACTCTGGGCCGCAGTCACTTACCTGAACGTACGGCTCAatgcaggggcataactacagaggaagcagaccctgtggcttcagggggggggcagaaggtATGGAGGGCCCCATATATTGGTAAAACAGGTCAACCTCTGGATATTTTGGGGGCCCTAAAATtactttgctgtggggcccagtaacatctagttacgccactagATCAACACACAATATATTTCTTTCTTAAATGCAGGCATGGGATTTATctagaaactcgttatccagaaagcttggaattatgggaagatcatctcccatagactccattttaatcaaataattacaatttttaaaaattatttccttgttgtctctaat
Encoded proteins:
- the ssuh2 gene encoding protein SSUH2 homolog isoform X1, translated to MLERMEEHKLLRNMEGNYYGSVAQPHLMGQPSQPMMNAYPGVNTMYGPPPSQSMGAAPFVAPVSPYPNLNSSLAAPTYPPVGMDSPSAPLLGPGAIGPTAPSSDMFGPVPGYEGIGDNSGRFLPPPPPALIPGPAVPSPENAEWTIPCISEDAAKEAFLQYAKESCCYGTSPAQDMVFKEFTSFNTYRYRLETFTESREFNWQTKPFDGHAADVGVHGTPPQPWDIPVQYPALFKDDEKKMPVPGTSSIKTCPQCMGIGKTTCTKCAGTGRVQCTWCHGTGHRDGEDSCSTCQGHGTESCRTCSGAMQCCQGCSGKGKVVNFIQLTVTWKNNIFEFVADHNSDFQTDLFKKVTGEKLFTDEQHLVSPLVTFPKQSINKASQDGQNEHYNTFSSTSRILRQRQTIELLPLTKVHYTWKENPYSYFVYGRENKVYTTNYPQKCCCVLL
- the ssuh2 gene encoding protein SSUH2 homolog isoform X2, producing MEGNYYGSVAQPHLMGQPSQPMMNAYPGVNTMYGPPPSQSMGAAPFVAPVSPYPNLNSSLAAPTYPPVGMDSPSAPLLGPGAIGPTAPSSDMFGPVPGYEGIGDNSGRFLPPPPPALIPGPAVPSPENAEWTIPCISEDAAKEAFLQYAKESCCYGTSPAQDMVFKEFTSFNTYRYRLETFTESREFNWQTKPFDGHAADVGVHGTPPQPWDIPVQYPALFKDDEKKMPVPGTSSIKTCPQCMGIGKTTCTKCAGTGRVQCTWCHGTGHRDGEDSCSTCQGHGTESCRTCSGAMQCCQGCSGKGKVVNFIQLTVTWKNNIFEFVADHNSDFQTDLFKKVTGEKLFTDEQHLVSPLVTFPKQSINKASQDGQNEHYNTFSSTSRILRQRQTIELLPLTKVHYTWKENPYSYFVYGRENKVYTTNYPQKCCCVLL